From a single Candidatus Acidiferrales bacterium genomic region:
- a CDS encoding HAD family hydrolase, with the protein MAAKRIIDWVFFDAGGTLLFLDPERVVDLLGTRVDGASSRLQSAWYHAMLAFDERVLRKEKQEGSLWLWFWREICRAAAFEPPSEETAKRLWEENLRRNLWSRTTPEALRVTQALGPAAAGYRLGVISNSDGSVAETLVTAGLGDRFEVILDSGVVGVEKPDPEIFRLALQRAGTNPERAAFIGDSYTADYLGANAAGWHAVLLDPLGLHAQRQVRSVKALTEFAASLGPARGGRL; encoded by the coding sequence GGCGGCACGCTTCTCTTTTTGGATCCGGAGCGCGTTGTAGATCTCCTGGGCACCAGAGTTGACGGGGCATCGAGCCGGTTGCAGTCCGCCTGGTATCACGCCATGCTGGCCTTTGACGAGCGTGTGCTGCGCAAGGAGAAACAAGAGGGAAGCCTCTGGCTCTGGTTCTGGCGCGAGATTTGCCGCGCGGCCGCTTTCGAACCGCCTTCGGAGGAAACCGCCAAACGGTTGTGGGAAGAGAACCTCCGGCGCAACCTCTGGAGCCGGACCACCCCGGAGGCGCTCCGGGTCACCCAGGCCCTTGGCCCCGCCGCGGCAGGCTACCGCTTGGGAGTAATCTCGAACAGCGACGGCAGCGTGGCCGAGACGCTGGTCACCGCCGGGCTGGGCGACCGCTTTGAGGTCATCTTGGACTCAGGTGTCGTGGGTGTTGAAAAACCCGACCCGGAAATTTTCCGCCTCGCCCTCCAACGCGCCGGAACCAACCCGGAACGCGCCGCCTTCATCGGCGACAGCTACACCGCCGACTATCTCGGCGCAAATGCCGCCGGATGGCATGCTGTCCTGCTCGACCCTCTCGGCCTGCACGCCCAGAGGCAGGTAAGGAGCGTCAAAGCGTTGACCGAATTCGCGGCCAGTTTAGGGCCAGCGCGTGGCGGCCGCCTTTAG
- a CDS encoding nucleotidyltransferase family protein — protein MIAGIILAAGRSSRMGRDKALLAYRGSTFLGHLIEILHQPRIGFLRIVLGENADAVREEIAFDPAQLVVNPHPEQPQLVSLQLAIRSIPEQLVDGALVCLVDHPCIERETVRLLLDRYYQSGKRIVIPTLGGRRGHPVLFAASLFGELLAAPLEQGARAVVHKFAANVLEVPTEDEGVILDIDDPESYRRIASANG, from the coding sequence ATGATCGCGGGGATCATTCTGGCTGCGGGTCGTTCCTCGAGGATGGGCCGCGACAAGGCGCTGCTGGCCTATCGCGGGTCCACTTTCCTCGGCCATCTGATCGAGATCCTGCACCAGCCGCGCATCGGCTTCCTTCGCATTGTTCTTGGCGAGAATGCCGACGCCGTACGAGAAGAGATCGCCTTTGATCCCGCGCAGCTCGTTGTCAACCCCCACCCCGAGCAGCCACAGCTCGTTTCCCTTCAACTGGCCATCCGGAGCATTCCCGAACAGCTTGTGGACGGCGCTCTGGTCTGCCTGGTGGACCATCCGTGCATCGAGCGGGAAACGGTGCGGCTTCTGCTCGACCGCTACTACCAGAGCGGCAAACGCATCGTGATCCCCACCTTGGGCGGGCGTCGCGGCCACCCGGTCCTTTTCGCCGCGTCTCTGTTTGGCGAATTGCTGGCGGCGCCCCTCGAACAGGGCGCCCGCGCCGTCGTTCACAAGTTTGCCGCAAATGTCCTGGAAGTTCCGACGGAAGATGAAGGCGTGATCCTCGATATAGACGATCCGGAAAGCTATCGCCGTATCGCTTCCGCCAACGGGTGA
- a CDS encoding xanthine dehydrogenase family protein subunit M yields MHSFDYVNAATSAKAIELLGTVRDGAKIIAGGTDLLDELKEGLIKPKQLVNIKANAGLRRIAFDPAGDLRLGALATLSEVEDDAVVRKMFPILAEAVGVVASPQIRNVATVGGNLCQRPRCWYYRDEALHCRRKGGPICYSVAGENQYHAIFGGAGCYIVHPSDLAPALMALDAEVRIVGPGGPRTMPLEKFFILPRVDITRENVLKQNEMVEEIRVPAAAAGRGGRYLKVRERNTWDFAVVAAAVVLDMSGGECRDARVVLGAVAPAPWRCSQAEGVLRGARIDLGVAARAAEAAVEGARPMTHNGYKVALARNLVKRAILQAAQARTS; encoded by the coding sequence ATGCATAGCTTCGACTACGTAAATGCCGCCACGAGCGCCAAGGCCATCGAGTTGCTGGGCACGGTGCGAGACGGCGCCAAAATCATCGCCGGCGGCACCGATCTCCTCGATGAACTCAAAGAGGGTTTGATCAAGCCCAAGCAACTGGTCAATATCAAGGCGAACGCGGGGCTGCGACGCATTGCCTTCGATCCGGCCGGCGACCTCCGTCTGGGCGCGCTGGCGACGCTATCGGAAGTGGAAGACGACGCGGTGGTTCGCAAAATGTTTCCGATTCTTGCCGAGGCCGTTGGAGTTGTGGCTTCACCGCAAATCCGGAACGTGGCCACCGTGGGCGGGAACCTGTGCCAGCGGCCGCGCTGCTGGTATTACCGCGACGAAGCTCTCCATTGCCGGCGGAAGGGCGGTCCCATCTGCTACTCGGTGGCCGGAGAAAATCAGTACCACGCGATCTTCGGCGGGGCCGGCTGCTATATCGTCCACCCCTCCGACCTTGCTCCGGCCTTGATGGCGCTCGATGCTGAGGTCCGTATTGTCGGCCCGGGCGGGCCGCGGACGATGCCGCTTGAAAAGTTTTTTATTTTGCCGCGCGTGGACATCACCCGGGAGAACGTCCTGAAGCAAAACGAAATGGTGGAAGAAATCAGGGTACCGGCGGCTGCGGCAGGCAGGGGCGGAAGATATCTGAAAGTGCGGGAGCGGAACACGTGGGATTTTGCGGTGGTAGCAGCGGCGGTGGTTCTGGACATGAGCGGCGGGGAGTGCCGGGATGCGCGGGTGGTTCTGGGGGCGGTGGCGCCGGCTCCCTGGCGCTGCTCTCAGGCAGAAGGGGTGTTGCGAGGGGCAAGGATTGACCTGGGGGTGGCGGCGAGGGCGGCAGAGGCAGCGGTGGAAGGCGCGCGGCCGATGACGCACAATGGTTACAAGGTCGCGCTCGCTCGCAATCTGGTGAAGCGAGCGATTCTCCAGGCTGCGCAAGCTCGAACGAGCTAG